GCGGGGCCGACGACCACGACGACGGCGCGGCCGGCCAACGCGCCCAGGCACAGGGACTCGGCGATCGGCCAGACGACGCTGCCGGTCTTGCCGGCGCCCGCGGGGCCGACGGCGAGCAGCGAGGTGCCGAGCAGATCGGGCCCGAAGGCGAGGCCCGCGCCGCGGTAGGCGTAGGGGTTGCGGACGTCGTCGGCGCTCGTGCCGATCCTGACCTGGGCGGTGGCGAGGTCATGGCGGGCGGCGCGGGCAGGGAGGTCGCGCGCGCCGGAGGGGTGCAGGCAGGCGCCGGCGCCGTCCTTCACGACGGCCGCGCTGAACGAGGCGAGGGGGTGGCTGCCTCGGCGCACGCCCTGCCAGGCGCGGGCGATCCGGGCCTGGTCGACGTCGCACATCAGCCCGGCGCGGGCGTCGGCGGCGAGCCGGTCGGCGGCGTCGGCGGCGCCCGCGGCCCGCAGCTGGGGCCAGCGCGCGGGGTCCTCCTCGGGCGCGGGCGGGCGCTCCTGGGCCACGGGTACGGCCTTGCGCCAAGCCGGCAGCCCGTAGCGGCGCCAGACCTCACCCCAACGGCCGAGCCGGCCGACGGCGATCATGATGCCGACGGCGAACACGGCGTAGTACAGGTAGACCACGACGACCGAGCCGACGGAGTGCGGCTGGGCCCAGGAGTCGGGGACCATCGCGTACAGCGGGAGCAGCCACCAGCCGCCGAGGTAGCCGTTCCAGAGCAGGGACCAGACGAGCCACCCCACCAGGAAGGCGATCACCGCTCCGCCGAGCAGCTGCCGGGCCGGGACGACCTCGGGCTCCTGCGCGGGCCTCGGCCGGTGCGCGAACCGCCAGATGCCCGGCTCGGCGGCGGGCCGCGGGGCCCGCAGCCACCCGAGGAAGGCGGCCCCGGCGGCCCCGGCGGACGCTCCGGCGGCGCCGGGGGCGTGCGTGGGGCGGGGCGGCGGGGTGCCGGGGCGCGCGGGCGAACCGCTGCGCGCTCCCCGGTCGGCCGACACCGCCGGAGGATTCGGTGGCCCCGCAGGGCGCGGCACCGGTGTGGCGTGTGTGCCGCGAGCGTCGTGCGTGCCGCCAGCGCCCTGCGTGCCGTCGGTGTCCATTGCCCCTGCCCCCT
The DNA window shown above is from Streptomyces sp. NBC_01445 and carries:
- a CDS encoding ATP-binding protein, with amino-acid sequence MDTDGTQGAGGTHDARGTHATPVPRPAGPPNPPAVSADRGARSGSPARPGTPPPRPTHAPGAAGASAGAAGAAFLGWLRAPRPAAEPGIWRFAHRPRPAQEPEVVPARQLLGGAVIAFLVGWLVWSLLWNGYLGGWWLLPLYAMVPDSWAQPHSVGSVVVVYLYYAVFAVGIMIAVGRLGRWGEVWRRYGLPAWRKAVPVAQERPPAPEEDPARWPQLRAAGAADAADRLAADARAGLMCDVDQARIARAWQGVRRGSHPLASFSAAVVKDGAGACLHPSGARDLPARAARHDLATAQVRIGTSADDVRNPYAYRGAGLAFGPDLLGTSLLAVGPAGAGKTGSVVWPIAESLCLGALAGRAVVVVVGPAGAGLGAADSYDVVIRIGHPESVHDLDLYGGTSDPDEAAAMLAEALVGDLADPHPGGDSRRSTTVIAQLIGPYHAVHGRFPSVPELRRLLDGAPEPLAALRQALTDSGHEAMLRELDARERQLGHPGDVGAVLADRVALLDRPAFASFFDTTGRGRPFSLRALDRPVRVRIDLPERGHADASRILARLVLAQFVAGASVRDDRSLFACLILDDATGAVTPQAVRGIQRLRSANAGAVLTLRTLDDVPRPLRGPLLGAVGCRMALSGLTPWDGQDFAEVWGKEWTETRDVTDRQIIAETPLGKTVHMLRRVITGNAPTARAVTVRQVERERWSASELAHAVPPGHAVLSLTTVRGEHAPPLLVDLRD